In Diceros bicornis minor isolate mBicDic1 chromosome 13, mDicBic1.mat.cur, whole genome shotgun sequence, the sequence CCACCTACATACAGTCCACCACACCTGCAGACCATGAAGCATGTCCCAGGTTCCCTCCGCACCAAGTCCCCACAGACAGAGCACATGAGGCATATTACACTGAAGGAAATAGAACGTAGACATATGAAAAAATGACATGGATAAAAAATTTTAGTACAAGAGCTGAGAGAGAGCAGCTGACCCAACATCACAAAGCACGGGTCCTCCAGCCTCACACTGAGACAGATTGGTGCGCCCAGCATCCGTTCACCCTGCTCCCTTTTCCCTGGACATCTGTCCCACTCTGCATAGGAGAACTTAGGTGATGGTGTGGCATGAGACCTTGGCCCGACTGGCCAGATGGGCACGTGACACACTCGCGCCGGGGACTTTCGCGGAagtctctcccttccccaccagGATTGCTTCATAGGCTAGATGGacggccagggctgagggaggcAGTCCCAGCACCACTCACGCACCTGCCCGAGAATGCAGCTCACAGAGGTCAGTACTGCCCACAACTGCGGATCACTGACGGCAAGTTCCAGGCACCACGATGCAACCGTGCCTGAGGTCTACACACGGGCCTCTCCAAGCAATGAGACCCTCAGGGTCCTTTCTGCTGAAGCCCGATGACGCCAACTCTCACTCACCTGGAGCGAACGGAGCGCTGCACCATGCGCGGGCACTTTCACGCACCCGTTACACCTACTCCCGCCGGCTGCGGCCTTACCTCTCTTTAGACGTTCCTGTTTGCGCCCGCCAAGGCAGTGAGAACCGGATTTGAAGTAAACACAGATCAGCTAAGTGGTGTTAACCGAAAGAAAGGCTACAAGTTTACCCCCGACCGGCGGCGGAGACGGCGCGGGCAATCAGCAGGCGCGGAGAGCGGGGCCGCCACAGCCGGAGAAGCGGCCCAGGCCCACTCTCCCCCAGGGCCACGGAGCCTCCCGACGCCGGCCCCGCTCTCGGCGCCCGATTTTCCCTCATCGCCCCGGGGCGCAGTCCCCGGCACACTCACTCCTGCTGGCCCTCAGGACCCAGTCGGGGTGCGGAAAGCAGCGGCGGGCAGACGGCCCCGCCCAGCGCGGACTCCTGGCACATCACACACCCCGGTCGCGGCCGGCTCGTCCCGGAGGCGCCCGCGGGGCCGCTCCCACGAGGCCCTTCCGCAGGACTCCGCTGTGCGCCCGCCCGGCCCGGAGCCCGGGCGCCCCGCCGTAACCGACCCCGGCTCCGCGCACAGAAGCAGGGGCCGCGCCGCGAGCGGCGGACCGGGCCGTGGGAGGCCCGGTGTCCCGCGCCCCGCTAGGGCCGGCTCCGGCGGGGCGGACGCGCGGCGAGGCCCGGCGCGCGCTCACCTCTCCCCGTCGCCGCGCGTGGGCCGCCGCCGCGCTCGGGCTCGCCGTGGTGGAGGCCGGAGCAGGGAGCGGGGGAGTAGGGCCCGCGCCGGAGAGCCACACCGCGCCGGGACGGAGCCCACCGACGGCCACCGCCGCCGCCTCAGCTTCCAAAATGGCCGCTCGCGGGGCGGAGCCGTCCTCGCTTCCGATTCCGGTGTGCGGCTCGCTGGGGCGGCCGCTCTAGGCGGCCGGGAGGACGTTGCCTGCATCTCGTTGGGCGGTGGGAACCGTCAGCGCGTGCGCACTGGCGAGCAGCTCCGCGGGGCGGGGCCCGAAGCGGGGACGGTTGGCGCGTGCGCACTGGCAGACAGCTCCGTAGGTTTGGACTCTGAGCTGTTCTGCTGGCGGTGACACCGCCACGGCTTTCCCGGGCATCCGTCAGCCAGGGCGCTGTCCGGGACGCCGGGAGCAGTTAGCGGCCACAGGCGTCCCGGACCTCCACCCCGCACACTCCCCTCCCCACGACCCCGAGCAGAGGGGGTCCGGCCGAGTGCGGGGCGCCTTTCCCGGATGACAGGCCCAGTTCAGGAGTGACCCGGGTGGTGCTGGCGTGACTCCCGCCCTGAGCTCCCCGGGACCCCGACTCTCCCGCCGGCCACCTTCCAAAGGACCAGCCCAGTCCGGCCTCGGGGGCCTAGTTCTCCTGCCCCCTTAACAGAGCACGGGAGGCCCTCGAGGCCCCGGGCTCCCGATACTCCAGTCCTGGGTCGCTTTGTCTGGCCGCCAGTGAGGCGGGGGACGGGGAGCCCTGGCGGAACCTGTGCCAGGTGGGGTCTGCCGTGGGCAAGCCTGCCCAGTCCTGGCCCATGGGGAAAGCCGTCCTCATAAAAATAGTTCTACTGTTTCCTAACCGAATTTTCCACCCAGCCCATGAATAGAGTCATTATGCACCAGTGGCCGCTGCACGGAGGATTGCTTTCCGCTCCCACGGTCCCCTCCtggccctgggggagggggaggcagagctTGGCCACCTGGCCATGTGAGTGGGGTTGTAGCAGGCAGGTGGGGCTGGCCAGGGACAGCATGGAGAGAGCCCTGACCAGCGGCCTGGAGCTGGTCCTCTCCACCTCCTCACGTCTGCCTTGGGGGACGGTTTGGAGGGACATGAGAATGGCAGACAGGTGGGGGTGGCACGGTTGGTGTCTGAATGAGAGAAGGGCTGGGTGGCTGGGCAGGCCAGCACCCTGACCACTGCCCTCCCTTGAGAggcagcccaggacagggccaagTGGGGTGTCCCCCCACATGTTCCACCAGGGGTATGTTGCATATTGACTGAGGCAGGTGGTGGTCATAAGCCTGGACAGGTCTGGAGGAGCCATCGCTGTGCATGGCTGTGGGCTCTGTGCGGCACAGTGGGGGTCCAAACCTTGAGTCCTCACCCTTCTCCACAACCCTGACTGCCTCTCAGGATAGACCACTGGTCAACAAGGTGATTGACCACACAATTGACAGTGGACATTAGGCACTGGCGCGTCCAGGCGTGGCCACCGGTTGAGGGCAGGCAGGTGGCCACCCTTATCCCTGAGTCTGACCCACCCAGGGCACCATAGGTAGGTCTGAGTGGCCattgcagggctggccctggcccCCGGGCAGAACACAGAAAGAGCATCCTTCGTTCCATCTCTCCGCAGTCAAGCAAGTCAGCCTGTGGGAATCCAGCCTGCTTCCGCTCCCGCTGGTCACCCAGCCCTGGCCCTCCTTCCTTCTGGGGAGGCCTCTTTCCTTCTGGTGGTCCCCCTGCTGCAGCCCTCAGAAGATATCTCAGCATCGCACCTTCTCTCTACCTTCTCAGAGGGCTCTGCCGCCCCACGCAGGGCGGGCCCAGCTGTTTTTACCACGTGGAGAATTATGTAAGGAAAGTCACCTGGGGGTTCACGCACAGGCGTGTCTGGAGCACACCTGCAGAGCATGGGCAGTGACATGCAGGGCTGGGGTCTTGGGCAGATAGAGACCTTTCTGCCTCAGTTTGTCCCTGTGTAAAAGGGGGATGCCAGCCTACGTGGAGCTTCTCGATGAGAAGgctgcagagggaggctcagcTCACAGCCCTGCTCGCGAAGCACCCCTGAGTCACACCCCGAGGGAGAAGGTGACCGAGACCTCACAGCCCTCACCCCACCAGCCCCACCTATGCTGCCTTCCAGTCAGCAGGACCCAGGCTGCCCCGCCCTCTGGCCGTGGAGCTGGCGGCTGCTGCAGTCAGGATGGGAGTGGGCAGCTAGGCTGGCGGCGGGTGGTGACTGGGACCTTCATAAACCCCAAAGCTGCCCTTCTGGAGCAGGAGAGGCTGGGACTGGCCCTTGGGAGGGACTTCCTGCCAGCAAGCTCTGCAGATGGCCAAGCTGCAGGAAGGAGACAGTGGCATTCGCTTCTGAGCATCTTGGATGAGGGGCCACCCTCCGTGTCGTAGGAGCTGCGAGGAAACTGAGAAGGATTAGAACCAAGAACCACCTCCACCAATTGCTGCTACCCCCTCCCCAGCAGGACCTGAGACCTCATCTGACCAGAATGGACTATCTGGCCAGAGCTCAAGGGAGGGCACCATCGAGCCAGCCTGGAGGTGACCGTGGAGGAAgtgcacacacaccccaccccttGCAGCAGGAGATACCTGGCCAGACCCTGAGCCCCACACAGGCAGCATCACACACTCTGCCCACCCCAGCAGCTGGGGGCACCTGCCTGACGCTGTGGGCAGTGCTTGGGCGGGGGAGGCTCTGCAGTTGCACTGAGGAGGCCCCTCACCCACCTAGGGGCAGAGCTCCAGATGGGCCAGCCTCCAGGCCCAGGAAGGACGACCCCAGCCTGCCTGTGCCCACCAGAAATCCAGCAAGAAAGCGGAGCCTGTGGGCTCAGACTTCACATCTGTTGCCCCAGAATCCCTGCAAGGCCAACTCTGAGCTGCCCCTGAGTTTCCTTGGGGACGCCCAAGGAAACTGAGCCGGGGGGTCCCAGGAGACGCCAGGCACCTGCAGTCTCCAGGGCAGCCCCGGCCTGGAAGGGGACACCTTGTACTCCTCAGCCCGGCCTCGGTGAAGGCCACCACTCGAAGGCCTGATGGGCTGTGCTCAGCAGGGTGGGCCAGCCGTCCTTCCGGGAGCCGACGGAGGACATGGGCCATCGCCTGTGCCTTCCCTCTGGCATTCTCACGTTGGTACCACATACAGCTATTGAGAAGTGAGCACATGGGGCCACAttgtgccaggagctggggatgtcctgtcctgccccagcctccactgccagctcctccagGGGCCAGCGAGGCCTGGGAGGCAGGCAAGAGGACAGGCcggaagggaggagggggctgcCGGCCTCACTGCCGCTGGACATGGTCTCTGTGTCCTGGCGAGGCCCCCGGAGCCCCCCTCTGCCATCCTAAAGGCAGGCTCTGAAGCGGCCTGCTTCCCTCCCACTGGCCCGGACACGGGCACAGACCCTGATGCTGACCCGCAGCCCCCGGGCCTTCTGTTGGCACCTTGGTGGTCCTCACATGTTCCtccagaaggagggaaggagagtttGTACTCCTGTGTGGACAAGCCGTGACTCGAGTCCCGAGGACAGGGTCCTCGCAGGCTAGCCCTCGCCCTGGCCAGGGCTCCATCTCCCACAAGAAGGCGGGGGCTCCTGCTCCCGGCAAGCTGCCCTTGGCTGGCTGGGACCCATCAGCCAGACCTGGGCTCCCATGGCCCCTCTTTCTAGGCGGTTCCTTTTGCAACCTCTGTGACGCTAAGGATACAGGTCACTCCGGTTCTGATTACCCAGAGTGCCTGGGGCCTTCCTCCTCTGAGGGGCTTCCCCAGGGTGGCGTGGCCTCGTCCCCTTGATAACATGGCCCTCCCCCTCCAAAGGAAAAACCACTCGGGGGTGGAGAGCCTGAGACGCCCCAGGCCTGTACTGAATCTGGGGCTCTGCCACTGGCCCAAAGAGGGGTCTGTGCACCAGTGACATCAACTGGTCCCACCTCTGAGCCTCGAGCATGAAGAGGAAACTCCATTTTGCActtgaggaaacaggctcagagaggttgagtaactcgggcaaggtcacacagctggtgagtgacaGAGTCGTGATTCGCACCCACCCCTGGGTGAGTCCAGGGCCAGCTCTTCCCCAAGCCTGACTTCCCTCTCCCAACGTCACCAGTGACCATCTACCTCCTTCCCAAGGCATGAAGCCAGTGACCTCATCCTCCTCAGAGCCAAGGCCTCCCGGCAGGGCCTAGCAGGATATAGGCTCCCTTTGTCATCCCAGCCCAGGTCCTCAGCACTGATTTAGGGTGGGATGTCAGGAACCCAGAGCTGGCCCTgaggatggggcggcagggcctgAGCCAACCCCTCAAACCTGGGCTAGGCTGAGGGTCTGGTCATCTGGGATGGTGAGGCCCCTGGGTCATCCTGGAGACATGTTAGGTCCCCCAGTGGGCCGAGATGGGGGGATCTCCCTGGGCCAGGGGGCTGGGTGCCTGTCTTCAGCACACCGTCCACCTCACACCCGAGTGTGGTGTGTGTTCTTAGCGTGTGTGTGGCCATGACATGTGGTGTCATCTTCATGGGTGGTGTGTCATCTTGGTGGGTGCTGTGGTCAGTGGTGGCCTTCATGTCCGGCGGGGAGGCTGAGCCACGTGCCACAGGCCCCAGGTGCCGTCTCCACACCCAGGCCCCAGGTGGCTCCCACAATGAGCGCCCATCCCAGTGGCTGGGTGGCTGGCCCAGAGGAGACCTGGATTCTGGGAGTGGAGGCGCCTGTCCAGTGTCCCTTGGCCACAAACATCTGTGGTCAGagctggcagtgtgggccaggcAGGTGGTGGCGAGCAGGTGTccctcccaggcctggcaggaCAGCGGACAGGGAGGTGAGGGGCCAGGGCCTGCTGGGAGCAGGAAGGGCAGGCGTCTGACCCGTGGGAGATCTGGGCATCAGGAGCAGGGAGGGTCTGCTCGGGGAGGGGCAGATCTGGCATCCAAGGGGGCTCGGCCCACAagggcctctcctctccctccagaaACCGCGAGCCCCTCACCCTCAGCCAGGGAAGAGGCCCAGGCCTTGCTCCTGGGCCCCAGGCAAAAAGGGCTcacccaggggtgaggggagagccCCCGGTGTCTGCCTCCAAAGATTTCCCCTTCTGAGTCCAGAGCGGGTGTGGCTGCCCCGCTGGCAAGGCCCCTCCCCACGGCCTTGCCCCACACCCAGCCGGCCTGTCATAAATAGGAGGCTGCCCAGCCAGTGTCAGCCACATCCCGCCTTGTCGCCTGCTGGAGCCACCACCGTCGCGGCCGCCCACTACGGGGGAATGGAGGCGCCTGCACAGGGAGGCTCCAGCCTCGAGGTACCGAGGGGGCGTGATGCGCTCCTCCTCCCATGCGGGGCCGTCAGGCAGGTCATCTCCTGGGGACCCCCTCGCCTGAAGCGGAGGGGCTGTGTCCCACACGTGACCGCAAGCGGACACACACAGGGCAAGGGCAGGAGGGTCACGTGGCCCCCACTGACTGACGGCTTGGTGCGTGTGAAAgcagtgtgtgtgcatgcacacaccccTGCTCCTGCCATGTCTGAGTGCCCACATTCACCCCGGGCATCTTGGGGCCTCTTTCCCAGGTGTGTGGACCCCACCCCATCTCGGGAAGCCCTGGAGGCTCTGAGCTcgccctcaggccctggcagccCCAGCTAGCAGGGAGGGGGCTCATCTGGGCTACACGTCTGGGGAGGGGAAACGTGGTTACTGGAGTCAGAAAGAACCTTCCGGAGCCCCTTTGCCTCACCTGTAACACACAGCTGAGGGTCTTGCCTTACCTGCGAGGGGTCACCGTGGTTATGGGGACATACGTGGGCAGAGATCTGTGCCGTGTGGGACCCACCATCAGCACCCCATGCTGGCACACATTTCTGGCCAGGCAACCGCCAGGCATGTGGGGGGCCCATAAACCcgaggctggggcaggggagctTGACCCACCCCCACTTCATACCTGGGGCCCCATGAGCCAGCTAGCTTGCTCCAACATATGTGTTCCCAGAGCACATGGGAGCAGCCTGCTCGGGCACACCTGGCCGGGCACCTGCGGCTGAGATGCAGCAGATGCTTCCCCTGGCTCAGGCCCCCAAGGTGCCGGCCCGGGCCCAGTCGCCGGAGCCCAGGAGGCTGCGCCCCAGGGGCAAGAGGCCTAATGATTCAGACCAAGATGGGAACAGCGTGGGGAGTCCACAGGAAGCCTGTGCAGTGACTCAGTGCGTGTCTGGGGCCAGCAGGCCTGGCCTGGTCAGGGCCCCATGTCTGGTGCACTCGGGGAGCTGAAGGTCTGGGGGCCCTGGGTCCTGGGACACTGGAGCCTCCAGAGCCCGACTAGGGGTCAGGCAGGCCGTGGCTCCACTTCCCTGAGGCCCTCAGGTCCCCACCACTGGCTGGCCCACCAGTCCCCTACTCACTTTTCCTGAAGCCCTAGGTCCATGAACAGGGATTCCCCAGGGGCTCAGCTGGGTAGACGATGCTGCACTCTGGGCCCACAGCACTGAACAACCCTCAGGCCTGACCCTTGGCCCAGACACGGCTAGACCAGCCTGGCTCTGGCAGTCCTAATCAAACATGGCCGTGCTGGCCGCCAATGGTTGGTGGAGGCCTTTGAGGCTGGTAGTTGAGTCTTCCCAGGGCCTCCAGACCCCCAAGAGTGGGCTCTGAGGACACAGACACAACGGTCTCCACCCCGAGCAGGTCACCTGGCCTGCACCTCCCCAGAGGCCCCTGCCCCACTCGGGAGACGGCAGCAGAGACCCACCCAGCCTCAAGTCAGCCTGCAAACAGGGCGAGGTGGAGCCCGGATGCCACATCCCCTGCTgtccctgcccccaccacccagGCTTAGCTCTAGCCATGATAGGACATGCCAGAGGAGGCGGGGGGTGGCGCAGGGTTGGTCCCAAGCATGGACAAGCCTCTGACGGGGCCTCTTTCAAGCGTCAGCAGGCTGGGCCGAGCCGTTGGTGGCCAAGGAACACGACTCTCCCGGGAGTTCCCGAGGACAGAGAAGGGAAATCCAACCAGCCTGAGGTGGGAGACCTGGGCGGGGGTCAGGCGGGCAGCAGGCTGGGGCCCTGCTGAAGCTCACTTCTCAGACGCAGGCTGGAACCATGGTCCAAGCAACCGGTGGGGGACTCGGGACCTGGAAGTACCCCCAGGCCCAGCCTCCACCGCCACCATCGCCCGAGGACAGGCGAGGGGAGAGGCTGCTGGAGCTGCACGCCTCCTTCAGGGAGCTGTTCACCTTCTTCTGCACCAACGCCACCATCCACGGCGCCATCCGCCTCGTCTGCTCCAGCGGGAACCGCCTGAAGACAGCGTCCTGGGGGCTGCTGTTCGTGGGCGCCCTGGGCGCGCTGTACTGGCAGTTCGGGCTCCTCTTCGAGCAGTACTGGAGCTACCCGGTCATCACAACTGTGTCCGTGCACTCAGAGCGGAAGCTCTTCCCGTCGGTCACTCTGTGTGACATGAACCCACACCGGTGAGGGCGTGGGCCTGGCTGAGGGACAGGGTGTGGGGACGAGGGGTGGGGGGCccggatgaggggtggggagtggggggtggggggtggggaccaGGGGTGGGGTGAGCGGTGGGGGGCCGGGGTGAGGGGCAGGGTATGGGGAcgaggggtggggtgtggggacgAGGGGTGGGGGGCCCAGATGAGGGGCGGGgtgtggggtgaggggtggggggccGGGGTGAGGGACAGGGTGTGGGGTGAGGAGTAGGGGTGGGGATGAGGGGTAGGGGGCCGGGGTGAGGGGTAGGGCGCCAGCTTGAGGGTTTCCGACTCTTCACCTCTGTGGCCTGCAGGCATCTCCCCAGCTGTGGTCACAGAGGAAGCCCCACTGGCTCAGGAAGCCCCGGTCATTCATgaccccacctcaccccacccctgtgCCCAGTCGGGACCTCTGAGACCTCTGCCCCCGGGGTGGGTGTTAAACGACAAAGAAGAGCCAGTTGGGGCTTGGTGTGATCGGTGCTGCCCTGGAGGGACACCAGGCGCTGGGCACCTGGGGAGGGTGAGGGAGGTAAGGGTGCGCTTTCCCGAAGTGCAGCCTGGAGCTGGGCTTCACCATGGGGGCCCAGGAGAAGGTGGCAGGGCAACAGCCCAGgtggggaggcagcaggaggacgGTGGGGTCCACAAGGGTGGCCAGGCCAGGGGGCCTGACTTCTCCCTGCAGCCCTACTGCAATTCCAGGCGTGCGAGGAGGCGACGGGGCTGCTGTCCGCTGACCTTTGGGGTCAGCACCACGGGGGCCGGCACGGCTCTCCCCAGCAGTGCTCTGTGACTGATGTGGGGACCTTGGGGGTGTCGCTCTGACTCAACGACCCCCTCCCTCGCCGGCCCCTCAGGCCCAGCCCCGTCCACCGCCATCTGCAGGCGCTTGATGAGTTTGCCCAGGAGACTCTCTACGCCCTGTACACGTTCAACTTCAGCGAGAGCCAGGACGTCCCTGGTGCCGCGGACCTGGGCCCCGAGCCCGCCTTCCAGCTGGACCGCAGGATTCACCTGCAGCGGCTGAGCCGCCCGGGGGGTCAGAACAAAGTGGGTTTCAGACTGGTGAGTGCCCCTAGCCCGAAGGGTCCCCCTGCAGGTGAGTCGGGTGTGGGCGGCCTGGGGGCTGTGTGGACCTgatcccaccccccaccccccgccagtGTAACAGCACCGGCGGCGACTGCTTCTACCGGGTCTACTCATCGGGCGTGACAGCCGCCAGAGAGTGGTACCGCTTCCACTACATCAACATCCTGGCCCTGCTGCCACCTACCCATGAGGACAGCCACCGGAGCCACGGCAGCCACTTCGTTTACTCCTGCCGCTACGACGGCCGGCACTGCGAGGCCCCgtgagtgggggtggggcgggtGGGTGCCACCCCGAGGGTCCAGCTAACAGCTCCCTCCAGAGATGAGGAGGGTCATGGGCCCACAGGCCGCACCGTGGGTGATGGTGGAAGGCATGTGCTGGTCTGATTGTGGCCCCTGGTTCCAGGCACTTCCAGACATTCCACCACCCCACCTATGGCAGCTGCTACACCTTCAATGGTGCCTGGGCTGCACAGCACCCAGGTATCACCCACGGTGAGTGCCCGCCCCGGGCCAGGCGTGGGCAGGGGCGTGCGGGCCATCCAGGCCTTACCCTCCGCCTCCCCCAGGGATCAGCCTGGTCCTCAGGACTGAGCAGCAGGACCACCTCCCTCTGCTGTCCACGGAGAATGGCATCAAGGTCATGATTCACTCGCGGGACCACACGCCCTTCCTAGAGCATCGTGGCTTCAGCATCCGGCCAGGGACCGAGACCACCATCGGCATCCGAGAGGTGGGCCAGCCCAGaggtggggcagaggagggacCCCAACCTCTCTGCTTAACTGAGGGGCCTCAAGTGT encodes:
- the SCNN1D gene encoding amiloride-sensitive sodium channel subunit delta, with protein sequence MVQATGGGLGTWKYPQAQPPPPPSPEDRRGERLLELHASFRELFTFFCTNATIHGAIRLVCSSGNRLKTASWGLLFVGALGALYWQFGLLFEQYWSYPVITTVSVHSERKLFPSVTLCDMNPHRPSPVHRHLQALDEFAQETLYALYTFNFSESQDVPGAADLGPEPAFQLDRRIHLQRLSRPGGQNKVGFRLCNSTGGDCFYRVYSSGVTAAREWYRFHYINILALLPPTHEDSHRSHGSHFVYSCRYDGRHCEAPHFQTFHHPTYGSCYTFNGAWAAQHPGITHGISLVLRTEQQDHLPLLSTENGIKVMIHSRDHTPFLEHRGFSIRPGTETTIGIREDEVHRLGSPYGHCSDGGEGVDVPLLYNASYTMQACLVSCFQQLMVETCSCGYYLYPLPVGTEYCSYTRHPAWGHCFYRLYRDLETHRLPCASRCPRPCRESSYKLSAGTSRWPSSKSADWTLAVLGKRGRPHTSASPRSSVAKMNILYQELNYRTVDETPVYSVPRLLSAMGSLWSLWFGSSVLSVLELLELLLDAAALALLLGCRRLRGTGGAQPGAARRASYPGPEATQLPSDCRPDVECPGARLASSPATLPGAPAGASAEESRL